DNA sequence from the Salvia splendens isolate huo1 chromosome 19, SspV2, whole genome shotgun sequence genome:
gcaggtgaccgaggaaggtggccaccttcccggcacaagaatacctctgacatgatggtcAGGGAAGGTGACcttgcgagaacaccatctcgacggcacaatatgatcagatatggctaagtacaggaaaaagggactgcagtccaatgtgaatatttttagtaagctcgggtcttttcaatagTACCGCgagtaaattatttaatttggtgaatttgtgaatttttattaatgtgggaagtccgtcgtgATGtacttggggatgtccgccactgtgcagtgggaagtccttatgacatgACAGTACAGtaggaagtccttatgacgtggcaggaggtgttttgagatgtccgcggggatgtccgccgggacatccgcatcACTATTGATGTCGATGCCCTTTGGTATAAATGGAACCCTAAAATAGCCCGAAAACAAGTCacgcttagagcatctccaatggcggacgtccggtcggacatccgcgacgggcgaccgggacgtccgccattgtggcgtggcaagtcggatacggacgtcccgtaaggacgtcggatgtcctcggacgtgcgggcgacgggcgggcggacgcccgccattgtggcgtgggttggacgtccggtatttaatttttttttaaaaaaaaaactctatatatacgactcgttgaacttcatttcattcgcaccacttgtgttaacaagtttctctcttcttttactacaaatttcatttctacttaatcgAGAACGACATGAACTCCCCCGCCaagagcgagtcgcagactccggcgtttcccgCCGAATTGGAGGGAAACTctagcggaaatgcgacaacggttccggcaatgtcggggatgggtggaatgggtaggatgggtggtatgggtggtatgggtgggatgggtgggatgagtggtatgatgtccccttactgcaatatgtacaattggatgggtgggatgagtggtatgggtggtatgatgcccagggcagcggagatggggggcatgaccccaaatatgatggggatgggtgggatgatgctggggatgatgtcggggatgatgcagaccatgcctgggggagggggtggcagggggCCTGAACCACTAGCAgacgatgtctatcggccgGTTATCGATATGTtgtctactgataccccctcCAGTTTTGTTCCGCAGACTCAGTTTACCGGcgtggaaactttctcttttgaggagttggggctatctccagtcAGGGAGACTCCCGATGATGTGGGGACAGCGGCAAGGGGCAAGGGCAATGGCCGTggcaggggcaagggcaaggggaaagccacgGGCTCTTCCTCACGAACGGTGgctgaggaggaggatgatgaggagacgggaaagaggacggtctggagcgtgtgggaaaacgtcgcgctttcgaaggcttgggtttcaatagtcgaggatccctatgtcggtgctaaccagcatattgacagactgtggcatcgCGTCGCTAATGCCTACCTCACACACAAACAGGCTGGGGCGAAGTGTCGCGTTCCCgaacaatgccggaaacagtgggagcggttgaggcctaagcttagtcgatttgccggcctctaccaaaacaatctccgccaggcaaccagcggtatgtccgaggaggatgtgaaGAACCATGCCCTGGCTCAGTACCCCGACAGATCTTTGAAGTTCAAAGATTTCGACCAGTGGGAGTCctatctcgtggtgaaggattcccaaaagttttgtgggggtgtcgaatcgggctggcagaagcggacgaagatcaacgcttccggtgaatacagcagtagtgttggttcgcacgagctcccagaaGCCGAGGAAGTGTCCCGgctacctcaatcagactccCGCCGGCGtcgtcgcccgattgggcaaaaggctgcgctGCGTATAGGTGGCATAGCATGACAGATCATGTGtacaaaaggatgttgaaggatgccacccattggagatgatggcgccgagattagcggcggggatgacgggggcggcacgggcgacggtgaAGGTGGCACGGGCGACGCCTAGGGCGGCacggacgacgaggagtgagccgagtcaaaaattttattatgtaatttttcttttttattatgtaattttttttcttatttttatgtattttttttaatgaagcatttgcaattttcccgtattccgtgtcaaaattataattccgttacgtatatttgtgaatttgtgattttttttattgcgggaagtcctagtagaaagggcgatgggaagggcggattgtgaaggggatgtcctagtgacgtgactGAGATGAGaagtccgagtgggacatccgcccaccggagatgctcttacctatttaatatttaatgcCCTGGCCATATGTATCGTTCAATATACTCGCAATTGAGACAAAAGGTTAAATCTTTGAAAAGTTACCCTCTCACTTTCTACTTCAATCTTCATCAACTACGCAATGGCGACTcaaatcctccgaatcagagacgacgacgacgacgacgaaaTCACCATCATCTACTCGACGCCGCCGTCGTTAATCAAGTCCGGCGCCACAAAATCGGACGCTATTTCAGTGGAAACCTACCGCCCCACCCCCAAAATCACCATCGACCTCGACGACGTCGTCGAAGTCCCCGCGTCCTCCTTCACCAAGCGCAAAAGCAGACGCTTCTACAGAGGCGAATCGTCCAACTCTAAGCCCCGCCTCTCCTTCTCCTGCGAAATCTGCGCCTGCGAGAAGCCGATCAGCGACTCGTTCCGCATCCTCGGCTGCGACCACTCCTACTGCACGCAATGCGTCTCCAATTACGTCGCGGCGCGGCTGCAGGAGAGCATCACCGCCATCGGCTGCCCCGTCCCCGGCTGCGCGGGATTCCTGGAGCCGCAGCACTGCCGCACGATTCTGCCACGGGAGGTTTTCGATCGGTGGGGAGACGCGCTGTGTGAGGCGCTGATTTTGGGGGCGGAGAGGTTTTACTGTCCGTACAAGGAGTGTTCGGCTCTTCTGATTGCAGATGGGAGTGAGAATGTGGTGCAATCGGAATGCCCTGAGTGCCGGAGGCTGTTCTGTGCGCCGTGCAAGGTGGCGTGGCATGCGGGCATCAAATGCGATGAGTTTCAGAAGCTGAAGAAGGATGAGAGAAGCAATGAGGATTTGAAGCTTATGAAACTTGCAAAGGATAGTAAGTGGATTCGGTGCCCTAGCTGCCGAATTTATATCTCCAAGTCTGAAGGCTGCCTATACATGCGTTGCAggtttgtttactttttttctttttttctcggATTTAGGtgtttaagaaattgtttgaaaaagttagtgaaacgTAAGGTTTGTATACTGTTAATTTTATTATAGAATAGAATTATAGAATGAGGTCCCCTCTACTAAATGTAAGGTTTTGGCGGATGGTGATGATGGTATGAATCCACTTGATACTTAATGTCATCTAGTTAGTGAAACTggcttttactttattttttttttttattccaaaaTACAGAACTAGACTCGCGTGTAGAGTATGGTCGATAAATATGACATAATTGATAGATTCTCAAGGGTGCATGCTGTAGTGCTGGGTTGTTATATAAGTCTTGTCTTGGCTTCACTTATATGTATAGATTGCGATGCTGTTATGTTTTTGTTGTTAGGTGTGGAATGGCGTTTTGTTACAATTGTGGAGCTAAGATGGACGTACATCTTCACTACTGCACAAAATGCAAGCACTGAGAATCTCAGGGGTTGggttgattgaggtaatgagtTGTGCATATTTTGATGAGAGGAGGCTTGGGCTGTTGTGTTAAAGACATGAGACCATATTTTGCTTTTCAGTAGTTTTTCATGATTCTAGTTTAGTGGATTGCCATTAACAACATAATCCACATCAAAATCTTTCTTTATTTAtgaatcttttctttttagCACTTTCACTAATTATTATCACAAGATGCACCAAGTTCGATTTCCTTAATTCTGCTATTGAGGTGTTGTTGCATTACTAAGAACATGTTTGCCAATTCAAAGAAAGAGAAGCAGAGAAattgtattttcattttatctttatttttactATTCAACTTGTTGACTGTTTAATTATTCTAGAAATTACAGTTTAACTCCTCAAAATGGCATCGCCGTCTCATATTTCCATTTCCCGCAAACGAGATAAATTTGAAACAATATTAGTACAGAATTTAAAGCTTGGGTGAAATTACTAATCACACTACAGGTTGGATAAGTCAACTACAGTAATGATATCAAAATATTATAATCCCAAAAAGAATCATGACATTATTATAAAGTAACAGAATGTTACAAAATCTCCATGCACAGGTATGGACTTACTTGATACTGCTCCGAATTAATAACATAACTCTAGATGTGATATTGCAGTTAAATATTTCTAAAAATGTTTAAATTCCAGGTTTCAAAAATCGGTTAGTAAAGGTCTCGAGTACATTCTGCGTTACATAAGATCATCGAGTTGAGCCTGCAAGTCATGCATTGAAACCATATTAACATTTTGCATGTCTTCAGCAGAATACTCAGCCTTGAGCAAATTTAGCACTTGAGTATGCGCTTCGACAATATTGGTCCTGTAAATTGGAGGCAACAACTTTCACAAAGCTTGAAAATGAGGATGACTCGTACACTCTCTTGAAATGTGAAGAAGAGTATCTCTACCTGATTGGTTTGAAAAGTATAGAGCGTGTGGTGGGGTTCTGGAGATAAAGCTTCATTTTACCCGTAACTCCTGGCAGCTCTTGTTGAATAGCAGATCCAACCTGTTTTTAAAGGAATCCAGTATGTACCCAGCAGAGCACATTGTGTTATACACCTTCAACAAATTAACCACGTTGTTGCTTTCAAAGACAGCAGTGAAGTTTGCATATATACCTTCTGAACCAGTTCGGCTATTTTCTCTGGAGTTGCAAAAGCCTGATCTTTGAGTGGCTTACTAATGGAAGACTCCGGGTTGTGACTGCCCGAAGATAGTGCAACTTTGACTGCAGTGACCTTCAGGGATAAATGATACAGTGTTAGGACTATGCCAGAATCTTGTACAGTGGAATTGTATTGTACAGAGTGAGCCAAAAATGGGTAAAtccaaatatgtattattatgcCCAAAGCAAGTTCTTTTCCTAAACATGCAGAGAATTGAATCTCTGCATACCTCTAAGTTACCATCACTATATTTTCAGAAATCAGCCATTCAACTGTTCAGTAAGCTCAAAACAAAATAAGACTAAGTTTACTGATTAATAGTAATAGAAACAAAAAGATTCAATATGAAAAACCTTGGTGACAAAAGACAACATAGGGTCCACAACCAGCTTGGTCACCGACATAATAAACTCCTCACAAGTAGCTTTGAGGTTTTTCTCCAATTCCTGCATGTGAAGCAAAACAAAACTCTATTTAAATGGTGAAAAACTTTTACGCACAAACTGACAGATTTCTGTTTCTAATGTATAATGAACAATTTATACTACTGCTCTGTGTAATTTAGCAGAAATTAGAAATGACATGGTGTCAGAATTTTTATTTACCAAATCTAGACAGATGGAACATATGAGAAATCATCTATATCAACTTAAGAGTGGTGGTGAATGAGAGTACaaattttaacaaattttattttacctTCTTGGCATCTATTTGACTTTCCAAAACTCGGGGAGAGAGAGTTCTGGCCAGGGACGTCGACCTTGACCAGTCAAATAGCGAGGCCTGACCCCTAAGAATCCGTCTCAAATGCTCCTAGAAAATGAATTGAAGAAGGTGATCATTCCACCGCAAAGTAAAATATAAACCAATTTTTGCAGTCTCATTCATACTAATCACTGAATAATGTGAACATTGAGATTCCTTCTATCATGTACCATGGCAGATGCCAACATccttcaaagttcaaactaAAGTAGTGCATATCTCCTGATTTCAGACAATTTCTGAATCG
Encoded proteins:
- the LOC121778412 gene encoding E3 ubiquitin-protein ligase RNF144A-like: MATQILRIRDDDDDDEITIIYSTPPSLIKSGATKSDAISVETYRPTPKITIDLDDVVEVPASSFTKRKSRRFYRGESSNSKPRLSFSCEICACEKPISDSFRILGCDHSYCTQCVSNYVAARLQESITAIGCPVPGCAGFLEPQHCRTILPREVFDRWGDALCEALILGAERFYCPYKECSALLIADGSENVVQSECPECRRLFCAPCKVAWHAGIKCDEFQKLKKDERSNEDLKLMKLAKDSKWIRCPSCRIYISKSEGCLYMRCRCGMAFCYNCGAKMDVHLHYCTKCKH